A DNA window from Helianthus annuus cultivar XRQ/B chromosome 15, HanXRQr2.0-SUNRISE, whole genome shotgun sequence contains the following coding sequences:
- the LOC118487279 gene encoding uncharacterized protein LOC118487279: MSDMVVVGGNLDGCGGCLYFLSAIFCGVWVAFLSRSTGCTGITRCVSPGMNKLDNQSISKNFQQVSSYLASIIWNEQAGHPVDLYTISTRHCSSPSFFILQNVCFLLVRKLLYYKLLGVCTVRFVFSINRNRN, from the exons ATGTCGGATATGGTGGTCGTGGGTGGAAACCTAGACGGCTGCGGAGGGTGCCTGTATTTTCTTTCAGCAATCTTCTGTGGAGTTTGGGTGGCTTTTTTGTCAAGATCGACTG GGTGCACCGGAATAACCAGATGTG TATCACCTGGAATGAACAAGCTGGATAACCAGTCGATCTCTAAAAATTTTCAGCAAG TATCATCTTATCTTGCAAGTATCATTTGGAATGAACAAGCTGGACACCCAGTAGATCTCTACACAATTTCAACAAGGCATTGTTCGAGCCCTAGCTTTTTTATTCTGCaaaatgtttgttttttattGGTGAGGAAATTATTATATTACAAACtactaggggtgtgcacggttcggttcgttTTTAGCATTAACCGAAACCGTAACTAA